In Erigeron canadensis isolate Cc75 chromosome 6, C_canadensis_v1, whole genome shotgun sequence, the following are encoded in one genomic region:
- the LOC122603049 gene encoding uncharacterized protein LOC122603049, which yields MDFLSAIIGPVVESLLVPVKKHLGYLFSSTKHVGNMSTRMEQLLATSADVERHMERNNISNLEIPTRVPVWLEAVEKIEEDAKRIISGNVNGCFNVKMRYRTGRKAFKTSEQIQGLINEHIDKSWSDAPKPLGKVVSSKNASTSAPSDGDDAHNFFKSRDKIFKEALGLIQQDQKAQVIALCGMGGVGKTTMMEQLKKAVEDKKTFDWIVKVVIGEKMNTFSIQQTVAEYLQIPLTETSTTTRADRLRVTFGKISQERKEKVLVILDDVWEKVELKDIGLCPLPNSSKLLLTSRNENVCTQIVAEDDLDLRFVRVDVMEELEANNFFFHISKVSDPDLKEMGVKIVKRCGFLPLAIKLIATNLRSKEKWAWRNTLHRLKKNELDKNVQKIVEISYNFLADEDAKAVFLLCGLFPDDFNIPIEELTRFSWGLKLFNKVTTLGAARDRTKTCVGVLKNASLLMDSDHSECVKMHDLVLAFVVAKVSECDHPWIIKHGDDVSEWSRAETSESCRRISLTCTGMSEFPGDFNYPNVSLMRLMNGDKSLKFSETFYEKMENLQVMACEKLQYPLLPTSLQCSTTLRTLCLHKCSLMFDCSPIGDHLLNLEVLSFARSRIRYLPSAIGNLVKLKLLDLTGCMDLRMDEGVLKNLVKLEELYMRVANEKGIKFTDTNYKELGERSKNLSALEVEFFENNPHSKNMSYNRLERFKISIGRYLESDYSVKDMHSSENTLKFKVEKKDELLESGMIELFSKTEVLWLKVVRGMNNLEEVLPKSVPRHSLFYNLRVLYIDNCADLRYLFTVPVARGLVNNLERLTIIECPVMEALVYSEENGIEEIRFQGLTFLNLNYLPKLEGLASNTNNIVIHLPQLVTLYLDGLPNFTSIYPAGEYKSSIMSSGSSTIIKPFFNKQAMIPPRLERLRIWRMEALKNIWPEVVDDATCCCSLREITVYQCDNLVNVFPRNPVPLLPHLERIHVGNCGSIQALFDIDVGEEGGGISKLRSINVYNSERLTEVWRLKRGGAAVHINHPNDDNDDDVIICGCFQAVEVISIRDCKSFRNIFTPTTARFDLGALKNIYIDGNGSVKENDESVGRNQEEIDDTSKREIIEVVDNIPYVAYPFHLLPTFHHLQSLYLKNLTKVEVVFDIENATSRDLTTWDNQQPPILSYLKNVSLINLEKMNCVWKCTSWNHFLYSQKQTESPFQNLTTIRMEKCGKIKYLFSPLLAKLLFNLNTIDISECDGIEEVVSNRDDDGVETMAAASTSSGTNPTFFPHLDGLSLYRLSKLKFISNFSIHENVKSSEVDVVSWSLCQYPRKINISECNALPIVIPFNAVGKLQKLQELKISRCNLLGHVFTSSTLESLKQLEELTIEDCKTMQVIVKEDGKHTTSKVVIFPQLKSLTLTDLPNVEGFFMGMNEFQWPQLDKVKISGCPQMMVFTSGHSTTPKLNSMHTRLGRHSLECGLNFRFTNALNEAKFHNSSMCSTPDMIKLLQYPWSFSNLVEVDTKLYSQSSESRIFFPQNELHKLQNVEKLNITAPEYQYDRIVEEVFEVGEETNDYMNETPSVVVFPKLKEVTLEHLESVKQIWKSNRRMVLNFPKLTKVSINRCPLLGNVFTSCMIGSLSQLQELHISKCKNMEVIVKQVEEDSDTIAEEVVVFPFLKSVTLLSLENLKGFYLGLEAFKWPSLDTLKIKYCPQITVFTRGQSTTPELKVIDTSFGLCYATEDPTSFIKTKQQEGWQF from the exons ATGGATTTTTTATCAGCAATCATTGGTCCTGTAGTTGAATCGTTATTGGTGCCTGTGAAGAAACACCTGGGCTATCTGTTTTCCTCCACAAAACATGTTGGCAACATGAGTACCAGGATGGAGCAACTTCTTGCTACAAGCGCTGATGTCGAAAGGCACATGGAAAGAAACAACATAAGTAATCTGGAGATACCTACTCGTGTACCAGTTTGGTTGGAAGCAGTCGAAAAGATTGAGGAAGATGCCAAAAGAATTATCTCAGGTAACGTCAATGGGTGTTTTAATGTGAAAATGAGGTACCGAACCGGACGGAAGGCTTTCAAGACCAGCGAGCAAATCCAAGGTCTTATTAATGAACATATTGACAAAAGCTGGAGTGATGCTCCCAAACCTCTTGGAAAAGTAGTAAGTTCAAAAAATGCATCCACTTCTGCACCGTCAGACGGTGATGATGCCCACAATTTCTTCAAGTCAAGAGACAAGATTTTCAAGGAGGCGCTCGGTTTGATTCAACAAGATCAAAAGGCCCAGGTGATAGCCTTATGCGGAATGGGTGGCGTTGGGAAGACCACGATGATGGAACAACTGAAAAAGGCTGTGGAAGACAAGAAAACGTTTGATTGGATTGTGAAGGTGGTTATTGGGGAAAAGATGAACACATTTTCTATTCAGCAAACCGTGGCAGAATACTTACAAATTCCTTTAACCGAAACAAGTACAACAACAAGGGCAGATCGTCTTCGCGTAACGTTTGGGAAGATTTcacaagaaagaaaagagaaggttTTAGTAATATTGGATGATGTTTGGGAGAAAGTTGAGCTTAAAGACATTGGACTATGTCCTTTGCCAAACAGCTCCAAGTTGTTGCTAACATCACGAAACGAAAACGTTTGTACACAAATTGTTGCAGAAGATGATTTAGATCTTCGATTTGTTAGAGTAGATGTGATGGAGGAGTTAGAAGCGaataatttcttttttcatatttcAAAAGTATCTGACCCGGACCTCAAAGAAATGGGAGTTAAAATCGTGAAAAGATGTGGTTTCTTACCCTTGGCCATCAAACTCATTGCAACAAACCTTAGATCTAAAGAAAAGTGGGCATGGAGGAATACACTTCACCGTTTGAAGAAAAATGAACTCGATAAGAATGTGCAAAAAATTGTTgagataagttataactttttagCTGATGAAGATGCTAAAGCAGTTTTTTTGCTTTGTGGGTTGTTTCCAGATGACTTCAATATTCCAATCGAGGAACTGACAAGATTCTCATGGGGGCTTAAGTTGTTCAATAAAGTTACTACTCTGGGGGCCGCTAGAGACCGGACAAAAACATGTGTCGGCGTCCTAAAAAATGCAAGTTTATTGATGGATAGTGATCACTCCGAGTGTGTCAAAATGCACGATCTTGTGCTTGCTTTTGTGGTTGCTAAAGTTTCTGAATGCGATCATCCATGGATCATTAAGCATGGTGATGATGTTTCTGAATGGAGTAGAGCTGAAACGAGCGAGTCTTGCAGAAGAATTTCTTTGACATGTACGGGCATGTCTGAGTTCCCGGGAGACTTTAATTACCCAAACGTATCCCTAATGAGACTTATGAATGGCGATAAATCGCTTAAGTTTTCTGAAACTTTTTatgagaaaatggaaaatcttcAAGTTATGGCGTGTGAGAAGTTGCAATATCCATTGCTTCCCACATCGCTTCAATGCTCTACCACCCTTCGAACATTGTGTCTCCATAAATGCTCATTGATGTTTGATTGCTCTCCTATTGGTGATCATCTTTTGAACCTTGAAGTGCTCAGCTTTGCTCGTTCTCGCATCCGATATTTACCATCTGCAATCGGGAATCTAGTGAAGCTAAAGCTACTGGATTTGACAGGTTGTATGGATCTACGAATGGATGAAGGCGTCTTGAAAAACTTGGTCAAGCTTGAAGAGCTATATATGAGGGTTGCTAACGAAAAGGGCATCAAATTCACAGATACAAACTATAAGGAATTGGGAGAACGTTCCAAGAATCTATCTGCATTGGAAGTTGAATTCTTTGAGAACAATCCTCACTCAAAGAATATGTCGTATAATAGACTCGAAAGATTCAAGATATCCATAGGACGTTATTTAGAAAGTGATTATAGTGTCAAAGACATGCACTCATCCGAAAACACGCTgaagttcaaagttgaaaagaaagatGAATTGTTGGAATCTGGAATGATAGAGTTGTTTTCGAAAACAGAAGTGCTTTGGTTAAAAGTGGTCCGTGGCATGAATAACCTTGAAGAAGTTTTACCGAAATCCGTACCTCGACACAgcttgttttataatttaagagtCCTTTATATTGACAACTGTGCCGACTTGAGATACCTGTTTACAGTCCCAGTAGCAAGGGGCCTGGTGAATAACCTTGAGCGTCTCACAATTATAGAATGCCCTGTTATGGAAGCACTAGTATACAGCGAAGAAAATGGTATAGAAGAAATTAGGTTTCAGGGGCTAACGTTTCTAAATTTGAATTATCTACCAAAGTTGGAAGGTTTGGCGTCCAACACTAACAATATTGTAATCCATCTACCGCAACTAGTGACGTTGTATCTTGATGGCCTTCCAAACTTCACAAGCATTTATCCGGCGGGAGAGTATAAATCATCGATTATGTCCAGTGGCAGTTCTACTATTATTAAACCTTTCTTCAATAAACAG GCTATGATCCCTCCTAGGTTGGAGAGATTGAGAATTTGGAGGATGGAGGCATTGAAGAATATATGGCCGGAAGTAGTTGATGATGCCACCTGCTGCTGCTCATTGCGAGAGATTACAGTATACCAATGTGATAATCTTGTGAATGTGTTTCCGAGGAATCCGGTGCCATTGTTGCCTCATCTGGAAAGGATCCATGTTGGTAATTGTGGTTCCATTCAAGCGTTATTCGACATTGATGTTGGTGAAGAAGGCGGCGGTATTAGTAAATTGAGATCCATTAACGTATATAACTCAGAGAGGCTTACAGAGGTGTGGAGGTTGAAAAGAGGAGGAGCTGCCGTACATATTAACCACcctaatgatgataatgatgatgatgtcatcatttgtGGCTGCTTTCAAGCGGTTGAAGTGATAAGCATAAGAGATTGTAAGAGCTTTAGGAACATATTTACACCAACCACCGCTAGGTTTGATCTGGGAGCATTAAAGAATATTTACATAGATGGCAATGGAAGCGTAAAAGAAAACGATGAATCTGTAGGAAGGAACCAAGAGGAG ATCGATGATACATCTAAGAGGGAGATAATAGAAGTTGTTGACAATATTCCATACGTGGCATATCCATTTCATCTCTTACCTACATTTCATCACCTTCAATccctttatttaaaaaatcttacaaaagTTGAGGTGGTGTTTGACATAGAAAATGCAACTAGTAGAGATTTGACAACATGGGATAACCAACAACCACCAATACTTTCCTACCTCAAGAATGTAAGCCTAATTAATTTGGAGAAGATGAATTGCGTGTGGAAGTGTACCTCTTGgaatcattttttatattctcAAAAACAAACAGAATCCCCGTTCCAGAACCTTACAACCATACGCATGGAAAAATGTGGAAAGATAAAGTACTTGTTTTCACCTCTTTTGGCCAAACTTCTTTTCAACTTGAATACAATTGACATATCAGAATGTGATGGTATTGAGGAAGTTGTGTCAAAtagagatgatgatggtgttgAAACAATGGCGGCCGCTTCGACATCTTCTGGCACAAACCCCACTTTCTTCCCACATTTAGACGGTCTATCTCTTTATCGTTTATCAAAGCTAAAGTTTATCTCCAATTTCTCCATTCATGAGAATGTCAAG AGTTCTGAGGTGGATGTTGTTTCCTGGTCCTTGTGCCAATATCCCCGCAAGATAAACATAAGTGAATGTAATGCACTACCAATCGTGATTCCATTCAATGCTGTTGGAAAATTACAAAAGCTTCAAGAGTTGAAAATTAGTCGGTGTAACCTTTTGGGACATGTATTCACAAGCTCCACACTTGAGAGCCTCAAGCAACTAGAAGAGTTGACGATTGAAGACTGCAAGACAATGCAAGTAATTGTGAAGGAAGATGGAAAGCACACAACATCTAAAGTTGTCATCTTTCCCCAACTAAAGTCGCTCACATTAACTGATTTACCAAATGTTGAAGGTTTCTTTATGGGGATGAATGAGTTTCAATGGCCACAGTTGGATAAGGTTAAGATTTCTGGTTGCCCACAAATGATGGTCTTCACATCAGGTCACTCAACGACTCCAAAGCTCAACTCCATGCATACTCGATTAGGAAGACATAGTCTTGAATGTGGCCTCAACTTTCGGTTCACCAATGCATTAAACGAG GCTAAATTCCATAATTCAAGTATGTGCTCTACTCCGGATATGATAAAGCTACTTCAATACCCATGGTCATTTTCGAACTTAGTTGAAGTAGATACAAAGTTGTATAGCCAATCGTCAGAGAGCCGCATATTTTTCCCACAGAATGAGTTGCATAAACTTCAGAATGTTGAAAAGCTCAACATCACTGCCCCCGAGTATCAATATGACCGAATCGTAGAGGAGGTATTTGAAGTAGGAGAAGAGACGAATGATTATATGAATGAAACACCATCTGTTGTGGTTTTTCCAAAGCTAAAAGAAGTGACTTTGGAAcaccttgaaagtgtgaaaCAGATATGGAAGAGCAATCGGAGGATGGTTTTGAACTTTCCAAAGCTTACAAAAGTGTCAATCAATCGCTGTCCACTTCTTGGAAATGTTTTCACTAGTTGCATGATTGGTAGTTTATCACAACTCCAAGAACTACACATAAGTAAATGCAAAAATATGGAGGTAATTGTCAAGCAAGTGGAAGAAGATTCTGATACTATAGCGGAGGAGGTTGTTGTGTTCCCTTTTCTAAAATCCGTAACACTTTTATCGCTTGAAAATCTCAAGGGATTTTATTTGGGATTGGAGGCTTTTAAATGGCCATCGTTAGAtactttgaaaataaaatattgtccACAAATAACGGTTTTCACACGTGGACAATCGACTACTCCGGAGCTAAAGGTGATAGACACATCTTTTGGATTGTGTTATGCAACCGAAGACCCAACCTCCTTTATAAAGACCAAACAACAAGAG GGTTGGCAGTTCTAG
- the LOC122606217 gene encoding coiled-coil domain-containing protein 12-like, which yields MAIEEEETIEQAAAARRERLKALKAAQQLLENPEDDGAPDSDKPDGENGTDDEDNDVNVKFRNYLPQDKQLQEGKLAPPQLPKFEDPVTSEPPVEEKKEDPFLNIAPKKPNWDLRRDVQKKLDKLEKRTQKAIFQVMEQQEKQKLLAEDGREDDSENSKTAF from the exons ATGGctattgaagaagaagaaactatAGAGCAAGCGGCGGCAGCTCGTCGTGAGAGGTTGAAAGCTCTCAAAGCTGCTCAACAACTTCTTGAAAATCCCGAGGATGATGGAGCTCCGGACAGTGATAAACCTGACGGTGAAAATGGAACTGACGATGAAGACAA TGATGTCAATGTCAAATTCCGAAATTACCTACCTCAGGATAAGCAGCTTCAGGAGGGTAAACTTGCTCCACCCCAGTTACCGAAGTTTGAAGACCCTGTTACTAGTGAACCTCCAGTTGAAGAGAAAAAAGAG GATCCTTTCTTGAACATTGCCCCCAAAAAGCCAAACTGGGATCTTAGAAGGGATGTTCAGAAGAAACTTGATAAGCTTGAAAAGCGCACACAGAAGGCCATCTTTCAAGTTATGG AgcaacaagaaaaacaaaagctGTTGGCTGAAGATGGTAGAGAAGATGATTCTGAGAACTCGAAAACAGCTTTCTAA